A DNA window from Novosphingobium sp. RL4 contains the following coding sequences:
- a CDS encoding replication-associated recombination protein A has product MADLFADDLPPSPAPDAPREDAPLADRLRPRTLADVVGQEHLTGPEGPIGRMVAAGRLSSMILWGPPGTGKTSIARLLADAVGMRFTAVSAVFSGVADLKKAFAEADLAARAGQRTLLFVDEIHRFNRAQQDGFLPFVERGTVTLVGATTENPSFALNAALLSRAQVLILHRLGPEALGALLDKGEALEGALPLDGDARAALVASADGDGRFLLNQAETLYSAKIPEPLDPAGLGQFLQRRVAVYDKDRDGHYNLISALHKSLRGSDPQAALYYMARMLTAGEEPLYVLRRLVRFASEDVGLADPQALVQCLAAKDAYEFLGSPEGELAIVQACLYLATAPKSNAAYTAFKSSFKSARETGSLAPPANILNAPTKLMKDIGYGKDYAYDHDAPDGFSGDDYWPEDMAPQTYYQPVERGFEREILKRLEWWDRKRAERRAE; this is encoded by the coding sequence ATGGCCGACCTTTTCGCCGACGATCTTCCGCCCTCCCCCGCGCCTGACGCCCCGCGCGAGGATGCCCCGCTCGCCGACCGCCTGCGGCCGCGCACGCTTGCCGACGTCGTGGGACAGGAACACCTGACCGGGCCGGAAGGACCGATCGGCCGCATGGTCGCGGCGGGCCGCCTGTCCTCGATGATCCTCTGGGGTCCGCCCGGCACCGGGAAGACCAGCATCGCACGCCTGCTCGCCGATGCGGTGGGCATGCGCTTCACCGCCGTCTCCGCGGTATTTTCGGGCGTGGCAGACCTCAAGAAGGCATTCGCCGAAGCGGATCTCGCCGCGCGGGCCGGCCAGCGCACGCTGCTGTTCGTGGACGAGATCCACCGCTTCAACCGCGCCCAGCAGGACGGCTTTCTTCCGTTCGTCGAGCGCGGGACCGTCACTCTTGTCGGCGCCACGACGGAGAACCCCAGCTTCGCACTCAACGCCGCGCTGCTCAGCCGCGCGCAAGTGCTGATCCTGCACCGGCTCGGCCCCGAGGCGCTCGGTGCATTGCTCGACAAAGGCGAAGCGCTCGAAGGCGCGCTTCCGCTCGATGGCGATGCGCGTGCCGCGCTGGTGGCATCGGCCGACGGGGACGGACGCTTCCTGCTCAACCAGGCCGAGACGCTCTATTCCGCGAAAATCCCCGAGCCGCTCGATCCGGCCGGACTGGGCCAGTTCCTGCAACGCCGCGTGGCGGTTTACGACAAGGACCGGGACGGGCACTACAACCTCATCTCCGCGCTTCACAAGTCGCTGCGCGGCTCCGATCCGCAAGCCGCGCTCTACTACATGGCGCGAATGCTGACGGCGGGCGAAGAGCCTCTTTACGTGCTGCGCCGCCTCGTGCGCTTCGCCAGCGAGGACGTGGGACTGGCCGATCCGCAGGCGCTGGTCCAATGCCTTGCGGCCAAGGATGCCTACGAATTCCTCGGCTCTCCCGAAGGCGAACTGGCGATCGTGCAGGCCTGCCTCTACCTCGCCACGGCGCCGAAATCGAACGCGGCCTACACCGCGTTCAAATCCTCGTTCAAGAGCGCCCGCGAAACCGGCTCCCTCGCCCCGCCCGCCAATATCCTCAACGCGCCGACCAAGCTGATGAAGGACATCGGCTACGGCAAGGACTATGCCTACGACCATGACGCGCCTGACGGTTTTTCGGGCGACGACTACTGGCCCGAAGACATGGCACCGCAGACCTATTACCAGCCGGTGGAACGCGGGTTCGAACGGGAAATCCTCAAGCGCCTGGAATGGTGGGACCGAAAGCGCGCCGAACGCCGCGCGGAATAG
- a CDS encoding DUF885 domain-containing protein: protein MKNTLLAGIACLALGLGAQMPSAFAAPAATSAAAELGKPATPWKAFVNRTIEAWMAQDPSFAVYQGAHQFDGRLPDWSPAGLKARGDFLRKVIAQAGAFNALSAEDRFERDYLVQVAKGQLFWLEDADKPHTNPGYYIENGLDPNVYVSRGYADKPTRMKAMIAFFKAVPKAAAQIRGNLKTQMPASFIKLGVAGFGGFAEYYRGDARTAFADVKDARLQAEFRTSSEAAAKSMQDLADWLGKAKPTQDFALGAARFSRMVAATEAVDASLDELEAVGRADLKRNQDLLKAACAEYAPGKDIQGCFDKMRADKPEGGPVAAARLQIPELTAFVRQHDIATIPGTEQALVEESPPYNRQNSAYIDPAGPLEKGIPSVYYISPPDPSWSQQMQQDYIPGKDDLLFTSVHEVMPGHFLQFLHSNRSPSWVGRLWVGYAFAEGWAHYAEEMMWDAGLGNGDAGVHVGQLSNALLRNCRYLSAIGLHARGMTQEQSKRMFMDECYQDEGTAEQQAARGTYDPAYLNYTLGKLMIRKLREDWTATRGGRTAWKPFHDEFLSYGGPPVPLVRQAMMKEAAPHAVF, encoded by the coding sequence ATGAAGAACACGCTGCTGGCAGGCATTGCCTGCCTTGCCCTCGGCCTCGGCGCGCAAATGCCTTCCGCCTTCGCCGCACCCGCAGCCACATCGGCGGCCGCCGAACTCGGCAAGCCGGCAACGCCGTGGAAAGCCTTCGTCAACCGCACCATCGAGGCCTGGATGGCCCAGGACCCTTCTTTCGCGGTCTATCAGGGCGCTCACCAGTTCGACGGCAGGCTTCCTGACTGGAGCCCCGCGGGCCTCAAGGCTAGAGGGGATTTCCTTCGCAAGGTGATCGCGCAGGCCGGCGCTTTCAACGCCCTTTCCGCCGAAGACCGGTTCGAGCGCGATTATCTGGTGCAGGTGGCCAAGGGGCAGTTGTTCTGGCTGGAAGACGCCGACAAGCCCCATACCAATCCCGGTTACTACATCGAGAACGGCCTCGACCCGAACGTCTACGTGAGCCGCGGCTATGCCGACAAGCCTACCCGCATGAAAGCCATGATCGCCTTCTTCAAGGCCGTACCCAAGGCTGCTGCCCAGATTCGCGGCAACCTGAAGACGCAGATGCCCGCCAGCTTCATCAAGCTCGGGGTCGCAGGCTTCGGCGGTTTTGCGGAGTATTATCGCGGCGATGCCCGAACCGCCTTCGCCGACGTGAAGGACGCAAGGCTGCAGGCGGAATTCAGGACCAGTTCCGAAGCGGCCGCGAAATCCATGCAGGATCTGGCAGATTGGCTCGGCAAGGCAAAGCCGACGCAGGACTTCGCATTGGGCGCGGCCCGCTTTTCCCGGATGGTGGCCGCCACCGAGGCGGTGGACGCGTCACTGGATGAACTGGAGGCGGTGGGGCGCGCCGATCTCAAACGCAACCAGGATCTCCTCAAGGCCGCCTGCGCGGAATATGCGCCGGGCAAGGACATCCAGGGCTGCTTCGACAAGATGCGCGCCGACAAGCCGGAAGGTGGCCCCGTTGCCGCAGCGCGCCTGCAGATTCCTGAACTGACCGCCTTCGTGCGGCAGCACGACATCGCCACTATACCCGGCACCGAACAGGCCCTCGTCGAGGAAAGCCCGCCCTACAACCGCCAGAACTCCGCCTATATCGATCCGGCCGGTCCGCTGGAAAAGGGCATCCCCTCCGTCTATTATATCTCGCCGCCCGACCCATCGTGGTCCCAGCAGATGCAGCAGGACTATATCCCCGGTAAGGACGACCTGCTGTTCACCTCGGTCCACGAGGTGATGCCCGGCCATTTCCTGCAATTCCTGCATTCGAACCGCTCGCCTTCCTGGGTAGGGCGCCTGTGGGTCGGCTACGCCTTCGCGGAGGGCTGGGCGCACTATGCCGAGGAAATGATGTGGGACGCCGGGCTCGGAAACGGAGACGCGGGGGTCCACGTCGGCCAGCTTTCCAATGCCCTGCTGCGCAACTGCCGCTATCTGTCGGCCATCGGCCTGCATGCGCGGGGCATGACACAGGAACAATCCAAGCGCATGTTCATGGACGAATGCTATCAGGACGAAGGCACGGCCGAACAGCAGGCCGCGCGCGGCACATACGACCCGGCCTACCTCAACTACACGCTCGGCAAGCTGATGATTCGCAAGTTGCGCGAAGACTGGACAGCCACGCGTGGCGGCCGCACTGCGTGGAAGCCGTTCCATGACGAATTCCTGAGCTACGGCGGCCCACCGGTCCCGCTCGTCCGTCAGGCAATGATGAAGGAAGCCGCGCCGCACGCGGTATTCTGA